The following proteins come from a genomic window of Methanosarcina sp. MTP4:
- a CDS encoding slipin family protein: protein MNGFTSPLLVPVLIVVLLILSQAIKMVNEYERVVIFRLGRLSGVKGPGIFLIIPFIDRAVKIDLRVVTIDVPKQAVITKDNVTVEVDAVVYYKVMEPGAAITQVENYMFATSTLSQTTLRDVLGQMELDQVLSERENINMEIQELLDASTDPWGIKVTGVTIRDVALPENMKRAIAKQAEAEREKRARIILAEGEFQAAQKMKDAATLYQGVPAAIKLRELQTLAEIAKEKNLIVVTQSGTVETGNIAALSQAISGKKIE, encoded by the coding sequence ATGAACGGTTTTACCAGTCCATTATTAGTTCCTGTATTAATAGTTGTATTATTAATACTCTCACAGGCAATAAAAATGGTAAATGAGTACGAGCGCGTCGTTATTTTCAGGTTAGGACGCCTCAGTGGCGTGAAGGGGCCGGGGATTTTCCTGATCATTCCCTTTATCGATAGGGCCGTAAAAATCGACCTGAGAGTTGTCACAATCGACGTTCCGAAACAGGCCGTGATTACAAAGGACAACGTGACAGTTGAAGTTGACGCAGTTGTCTATTACAAAGTCATGGAACCCGGAGCTGCCATCACCCAGGTCGAGAACTACATGTTCGCAACTTCCACCCTCTCCCAGACCACCCTAAGGGACGTGCTGGGGCAGATGGAACTTGACCAGGTGCTCTCAGAGCGGGAAAACATCAATATGGAAATCCAGGAACTGCTCGACGCCTCCACTGACCCCTGGGGCATCAAGGTTACAGGAGTCACTATCAGAGACGTCGCCCTGCCCGAGAACATGAAAAGAGCAATCGCAAAGCAGGCGGAAGCCGAGAGAGAAAAGCGGGCCAGGATCATCCTTGCAGAAGGGGAATTCCAGGCAGCCCAGAAGATGAAAGATGCCGCTACCCTCTACCAGGGAGTACCCGCGGCCATCAAGCTAAGGGAACTCCAGACTCTTGCCGAGATTGCCAAGGAAAAGAACCTCATAGTGGTAACGCAGTCCGGAACCGTGGAAACCGGAAACATAGCCGCCCTTTCCCAGGCAATTTCCGGAAAGAAAATAGAATGA